One window of Perca flavescens isolate YP-PL-M2 chromosome 15, PFLA_1.0, whole genome shotgun sequence genomic DNA carries:
- the tbc1d17 gene encoding TBC1 domain family member 17 gives MEQTVEDYKLIFEKEGVYLHTNAKRSNQDTTIPGFIRIVERAGVPALEWSPLEDEGRSAPAVLYTKKDGEGGEDDTNFDPGYEPDWAVISTVKKDREHVPVKDSGQWSFSLPLSELYSLRRARFSLGRNFLVLTSRGGHPLPALHFHRGGTRELFRALQRYIILDQSPVEGRLFLAYPHDSGALSQSFDKLHLFDDGGSDLVSRFIQDPYATTFGGFSKVTNFFRAALRPPGSPTHLRTAQDRSLPPQSDEEPGFELINCGVELGPRPDVTRGEPLDKWEEFLDPEGQVKNPERIKELIFRGGVIPSLRKEVWKFLLGFYPWNSTFKEREDILRAKTDEYFRMKVQWKSVSEEQEMRNSLLRGYRSLIERDVSRTDRHNTFFSGNDNPGLTLLHDVLMTYCMYNFDLGYVQGMSDLLSPLLFVTQNEVESFWCLTGFMELVHQNFEESQEAMKQQLLQLSILLKALDPELCDFLDSQDSGSLCFCFRWLLIWFKREFSFEDILIMWEVLWTRLPCDNFHLLIACSILKSQRGELIGSDHDFNTILKHINELTMKLDLQTVLQGAEAIYLQLTACKEIPMKVQQVLGLYTPSSSEEDSPDSQASETQRLLSQSQAGAAASSNSACGPTYP, from the exons ATGGAGCAAACCGTTGAGGATTACAAG CTGATATTTGAGAAGGAGGGAGTGTACCTCCACACAAATGCCAAGAGGAGCAACCAGGACACTACCATCCCAGGGTTCATCCGAATTGTAGAGCGG GCTGGTGTGCCAGCTTTAGAGTGGAGCCCACTTGAGGATGAGGGTCGCAGTGCCCCCGCTGTACTCTACACCAAAAAG GATGGAGAAGGAGGGGAGGACGATACAAACTTTGATCCTGGGTATGAGCCGGACTGGGCAGTCATCAGCACGGTGAAGAAAGATCGAGAACACGTCCCAGTCAAAGACTCAG GTCAGTGGTcgttctctctgcctctgtcagaGTTATACTCTCTTCGGAGGGCTCGGTTCTCCTTGGGCCGAAACTTCCTGGTGCTGACTAGTAGAGGGGGCCACCCACTGCCCGCTCTGCACTTCCACAGAGGAGGAACCAGGGAGCTGTTTAGGGCCCTGCAACGTTACATCATCCTGGACCA GTCGCCGGTTGAAGGGCGGCTCTTCCTCGCCTACCCTCATGACTCCGGCGCTCTCTCTCAGTCCTTCGATAAGCTGCATCTCTTCGATGACGGAGGCTCGGATCTTGTTTCG AGATTTATCCAGGACCCATATGCCACTACATTCGGTGGATTCTCCAAAGTCACCAATTTCTTCAGGGCGGCACTTCGGCCTCCAGGGTCCCCCACTCACCTGCGAACTGCTCAGGATCGTAGTTTGCCCCCGCAGTCGGATGAAGAGCCCGGCTTCGAACTCATCAACTGT GGGGTAGAGCTTGGTCCCAGACCAGACGTAACCAGGGGAGAACCGCTGGACAAATGGGAAGAGTTTCTGGACCCAGAGGGGCAAGTGAAAAACCCAGAGAGGATCAAAGAGCTCATATTCAGAGGG GGTGTCATACCGTCCCTGAGGAAGGAGGTATGGAAGTTCCTCCTTGGCTTTTATCCATGGAACAGCACTTTCAAGGAAAGAGAGGACATTCTGCGGGCCAAGAC GGACGAGTACTTTAGAATGAAGGTGCAGTGGAAGTCCGTCAGTGAAGAGCAGGAGATGAGGAACTCCCTCCTCAGAGGATACAGAAGCCTGATAG agagagacgtcagcaggacagacagacacaatacGTTCTTCTCTGGGAACGACAATCCAGGACTGACTCTGCTGCATGATGTGCTGATGACATACTGCATGTACAACTTTGATCTTG GTTATGTCCAGGGGATGAGTGatctcctttctcctctcctgtTCGTCACCCAGAATGAGGTGGAGTCCTTCTGGTGTCTGACTGGCTTCATGGAGCTGGTG CACCAGAACTTTGAAGAGTCTCAGGAGGCCATGAAGCAGCAGCTCCTTCAGCTCAGTATCCTGCTGAAGGCTCTGGACCCGGAGCTGTGTGACTTCCTGG ACTCTCAGGACAGCGGCTCTCTTTGCTTCTGTTTCCGTTGGCTTCTCATCTGGTTCAAAAGAGAGTTTTCCTTCGAGGACATCCTAATCATGTGGGAG GTCCTCTGGACTCGTCTGCCATGTGACAACTTCCACCTGCTGATCGCCTGTTCAATCCTCAAGTCCCAGAGAGGAGAGCTGATTGGCTCAGACCACGACTTTAACACTATTCTAAAA CACATTAATGAGCTGACGATGAAGTTGGACCTGCAGACTGTTCTCCAAGGAGCGGAGGCCATCTACCTACAGCTGACTGCGTGCAAG GAGATTCCCATGAAGGTGCAGCAGGTTCTGGGTCTCTACACCCCCTCCAGTTCTGAGGAGGACAGCCCAGACTCCCAGGCCAGCGAGACCCAACGCCTCCTCAGCCAGTCCCAGGCAGGAGCTGCTGCTTCATCTAACTCAGCATGCGGTCCCACCTATCCTTAA
- the akt1s1 gene encoding uncharacterized protein akt1s1: protein MASITKSSEPEIPDNHKESWLVLLSAAEKYCQKSGCDLAILTACKKFRSSAGGGDGMRKLESSSAFPKECDFSYNVWGQGFLAESARRYMDDIGVLHSTTMLTAQKHTRQAGGEGGTKLVCELTSDPGNRGSFTGDGGVGGVSPNSRLYSQSYPSIYSSGAVTGQGGGQNDNGEREREKCALEAEQERQRSRIEDLEEECEDEEEEEEDMDERRPYGNESAGVFSMDEDSLSRDCEPFFESDGEEESTDGSLSEDAPPPTRGMAMGQAAYSARHAHPHPHPMALARSLPVSVPVWGCRGNRAQDSNSGERVGCADLEHIAASMKALLVPGANDGTEMFGALPRPRLNTGDFSLKR, encoded by the exons ATGGCCTCCATCACCAAGTCGTCCGAGCCTGAGATCCCAGACAACCACAAAGAGAGCTGGCTGGTGCTACTTTCTGCCGCGGAAAAGTATTGCCAAAAGTCTGGCTGCGACCTGGCCATACTAACGGCGTGTAAGAAGTTCCGGTCATCGGCTGGAGGCGGAGACGGGATGAGGAAACTGGAGAGCAGCAGTGCCTTTCCAAAGGAGTGTGATTTCTCCTACAATGTATGGGGCCAAGGGTTTCTGGCCGAGTCGGCGCGTCGCTACATGGACGACATTGGCGTGCTGCACTCCACCACCATGCTAACAGCCCAAAAGCACACACGCCAGgcggggggagagggaggaacCAAGCTGGTGTGTGaactgacctctgaccccggAAACAGGGGG AGCTTTACAGGAGACGGCGGGGTGGGCGGAGTCAGTCCCAATAGCAGACTGTATTCCCAAAGCTACCCGTCAATCTACAGCTCAGGAGCTGTGACCGGGCAGGGCGGCGGGCAGAACGACAACGGAGAGAGGGAACGGGAGAAGTGTGCACTGGAGGCCGAGCAGGAGAGACAGAGGTCTAGGATTGAGGACTTGGAAGAAGAGTGTGaggacgaggaagaggaggaggaggacatggATGAGAGGAGACCCTATGGGAATGAAAGTGCTG GTGTATTCTCCATGGACGAGGACTCTCTGTCTCGGGACTGCGAGCCGTTCTTTGAGTCCGACGGGGAGGAGGAGAGTACTGATG GCTCTTTAAGCGAGGATGCCCCTCCGCCGACGCGTGGCATGGCTATGGGCCAGGCTGCGTACTCTGCTCGTCAcgcccacccccacccccaccccatgGCTCTGGCCCGCTCGCTACCTGTATCTGTGCCTGTGTGGGGCTGCAGAGGAAACAGAGCTCAAGACAGCAACAGTGGAGAGCGG GTGGGCTGTGCTGACCTGGAGCACATCGCTGCCAGTATGAAGGCCCTGCTGGTCCCCGGAGCCAATGACGGGACGGAAATGTTTGGGGCCCTGCCTCGGCCCCGTCTCAACACGGGGGACTTCTCCCTCAAGCgctga